In Camelus dromedarius isolate mCamDro1 chromosome 24, mCamDro1.pat, whole genome shotgun sequence, one genomic interval encodes:
- the TNFRSF17 gene encoding tumor necrosis factor receptor superfamily member 17, with amino-acid sequence MRFQMAQQCFQNEYFDRLLDACQPCRLRCSNTPPLTCQRYCNTMRGTNVILWTCLGLSLIVSLTVFVLMFLLRKMNSEPLKDQFKNTGLALLNEDNADVDNSSDGRTDAETLLSRGLEYTVEECTCEDCAKSKPKVDSDHFFPLPAMEEGATILVTTKTTDYCSSLLAAAGVLGMEKPISTI; translated from the exons ATGAGGTTCCAGATGGCTCAGCAGTGCTTCCAAAATGAATATTTTGACAGATTGCTTGATGCTTGCCAACCGTGTCGCCTTCGATGCTCTAATACCCCTCCTCTAACATGTCAGCGTTACTGTAATACAA TGAGAGGAACAAATGTGATACTCTGGACCTGTCTGGGCCTGAGCTTGATAGTTTCTCTGACAGTTTTCGTGTTGATGTTCTTGCTAAGGAAGATGAACTCCGAACCATTAAAGGACCAATTTAAAAACACAG GATTGGCTCTCCTGAACGAGGATAATGCTGACGTGGACAATAGCAGTGATGGCAGGACCGATGCGGAAACCCTTCTTTCGAGGGGCCTGGAGTACACAGTAGAAGAATGCACGTGTGAAGACTGTGCCAAGAGCAAACCAAAGGTCGATTCTGACCATTTCTTTCCACTCCCAGCCATGGAGGAAGGTGCCACCATTCTTGTCACCACGAAAACAACTGACTACTGCAGCAGCCTGCTAGCTGCCGCAGGTGTCTTGGGGATGGAGAAACCAATTTCTACCATATAA